From Piliocolobus tephrosceles isolate RC106 unplaced genomic scaffold, ASM277652v3 unscaffolded_24174, whole genome shotgun sequence, the proteins below share one genomic window:
- the LOC111534917 gene encoding uncharacterized protein LOC111534917: protein MTHKFHLNAHNIYPKIKVQTDENNHHEYERSYAKKVAEWQKNDNSILFPRDNFSSEIGKKQKVKNSRQISAPTNESDIDYLNKVIDNVIKSRNNENYVKIKGARNLHNYEEDKYSKTKRSFMRPNIKINSETINDNIEMYGINKPILRYNNDESEIEHRNIRKRMKEHYTNNVQNAHVNLDDLNSYKNLTINKKQFLTLLNKSKHKNLFKRVYHKVKKNKSLKWTIGVLLGAVLLTLATPFLCISYIYMSLKLKYDGVTDAID from the exons ATGACACACAAGTTTCATTTAAATGCACATAATATATATCCGAAAATCAAAGTTCAAACAGATGAGAATAATCATCACGAATATGAACGAAGTTATGCAAAAAAAGTAGCTGAATGGCAAAAAAATGATAATTCAATATTATTCCCTAGAGATAATTTTAGTTcagaaattggaaaaaaacaaaaagtaaaaaatagtcgACAAATATCAGCACCAACAAATGAATCTGACATAGATTATTTAAACAAAGTTATTGATAAcgtgataaaaagtagaaataacgaAAACTACGTTAAAATTAAAGGTGCTCGCAATTTGCATAATTATGAAGAagataaatattcaaaaacaaaaagatctttTATGAGacctaatataaaaataaactcagaaacTATAAATGACAACATCGAAATGTATGGCATAAATAAACCAATACTACGATATAATAATGATGAAAGTGAAATAGAACACAGAAATATTAGAAAGCGTATGAAAGAACATTATACAAACAATGTTCAAAATGCACATGTAAATCTAGATGatttaaattcatataaaaatttgacgataaataaaaaacaatttttaacattACTCAATAAAAGCAagcataaaaatttatttaaaagagtttACCATAAAGTTAAGAAGAATAAAAGCTTGAAATGGACTATTGGCGTTTTATTGGGTGCAGTTTTATTAACACTTGCTACTCCTTTTTTATgtattagttatatatatatgagctTAAAGTTAAAATATGATGGAGTAACTGATGCTATAG attaA